A region of Lacinutrix sp. Hel_I_90 DNA encodes the following proteins:
- a CDS encoding GyrI-like domain-containing protein, whose product MDTYSAPKIITLQDKKLVGQSVEMSLLENKTFELFSSFMPNRRQIPNTVDTAIYEVLVYDSINYFSQFNPNTTFEKWATVEVSDYESIPETMTSYNLRGGLYAVFMHKGLAEAFPKLMQFIFGEWFPKSEYVLDDRAHFHVLGDNYKKDSPDSEETVYIPIRIKE is encoded by the coding sequence ATGGATACTTATTCAGCTCCAAAAATAATAACACTTCAAGACAAGAAATTGGTTGGACAATCCGTTGAAATGTCTTTGCTCGAAAATAAAACCTTTGAATTATTTTCTAGCTTTATGCCGAATAGAAGACAGATTCCTAATACGGTTGACACAGCTATTTATGAAGTGTTAGTCTATGATTCTATTAATTATTTTTCTCAATTTAATCCGAATACAACCTTTGAGAAATGGGCGACCGTTGAAGTTTCAGACTATGAGTCTATTCCAGAAACGATGACCTCTTACAATTTACGAGGTGGTTTATATGCTGTCTTCATGCATAAAGGGTTGGCCGAAGCATTTCCAAAGCTCATGCAGTTTATTTTTGGGGAATGGTTTCCAAAATCTGAATATGTTTTAGACGACAGAGCACATTTTCACGTATTAGGAGATAACTACAAAAAGGACTCTCCCGACTCTGAGGAAACAGTGTATATACCCATTAGAATTAAAGAATAA
- the rplS gene encoding 50S ribosomal protein L19, which translates to MESLIKFVQDEFVPTKDFPAFSAGDTITVYYEIREGEKSRVQFFRGVVLQRRGSGTSETFTIRKMSGTVGVERIFPVNLPALQKIEINKKGSVRRARIFYFRGLTGKKARIKEARR; encoded by the coding sequence ATGGAATCTTTAATAAAATTTGTACAAGACGAATTTGTACCAACAAAAGACTTTCCAGCATTTTCGGCTGGTGATACAATTACTGTATACTACGAAATTCGTGAAGGTGAAAAAAGTAGAGTGCAGTTCTTTAGAGGTGTAGTATTACAAAGAAGAGGCTCTGGAACATCAGAAACTTTTACTATTAGAAAAATGTCAGGAACAGTTGGTGTAGAACGTATCTTCCCTGTTAATTTACCTGCATTGCAAAAAATTGAAATAAACAAGAAAGGTAGTGTACGTCGCGCTAGAATCTTTTACTTTAGAGGTCTTACTGGTAAGAAAGCTAGAATTAAAGAAGCAAGAAGATAA
- a CDS encoding NADP-dependent isocitrate dehydrogenase, with protein MSTTPKIIYTKTDEAPALATRSFLPIVKAFVESSGINIETKDISLAARILAAFPDFLKDDQQVSDDLAFLGELVKKPEANIIKLPNISASIPQLKAAIKELQKQGFGIPNYPDDAKNDVEKDIKTRYEKIKGSAVNPVLREGNSDRRAPKAVKNYAKKHPHSMGKWSSNSKTHVATMTAGDFANNEKSLTLTAATSVDIKFTSEKGNTVLLKKGIPLLEGEIIDATIMSKKALIDFLEEQVEDALDKGVLFSLHMKATMMKVSDPIIFGHAVRVFFADLFEKHGKSFEKIGVDVKNGFGNLLSKLSSLPEDKRDVVREDIRYALEHGPELAMVNSDRGITNLHVPSDVIIDASMPAMIRTSGQMWNAEGKLQDTKAVIPDSSYAGIYAATINFCKKHGAFDPTTMGTVPNVGLMAQKAEEYGSHDKTFEITGNGKVEVVDENGKTLIKHTVEAGDIWRMCQVKDLPIQDWVKLAVSRAKASQVPAIFWLDKNRAHDAQLIKKVNTYLKDHDTTGLDIRILSPIKATEFTLERIKDGKDTISVSGNVLRDYLTDLFPILEVGTSAKMLSIVPLMNGGGLFETGAGGSAPKHVQQFTQENHLRWDSLGEFLALAVSLEHFSEANNNPKAKILGDALDRATEKLLENSKGPSRKAGELDNRGSHFYLGLYWAQELAKQDEDADLRAEFTKIAKKFEDNETKIIGELIAIQGQSVDIGGYYEPKEALVNAAMRPSTTLNNLLNN; from the coding sequence ATGTCAACAACACCAAAAATCATTTATACAAAAACTGATGAAGCTCCAGCTTTAGCAACACGTTCTTTTTTGCCAATTGTAAAAGCATTTGTGGAATCTTCAGGAATTAATATTGAAACAAAAGATATTTCTCTAGCTGCCAGAATACTTGCTGCGTTTCCAGATTTTTTGAAAGATGACCAACAGGTATCAGACGATTTAGCCTTTTTAGGCGAACTTGTGAAAAAACCTGAGGCGAACATTATAAAACTACCTAATATATCTGCTTCCATTCCGCAATTAAAAGCAGCTATTAAAGAATTACAAAAACAAGGTTTCGGGATTCCGAACTATCCAGATGATGCTAAAAATGATGTTGAAAAGGATATCAAAACACGTTACGAAAAAATTAAAGGTAGTGCTGTAAATCCAGTTTTACGTGAAGGAAACTCTGACCGTCGTGCACCAAAAGCCGTAAAAAATTACGCAAAAAAACACCCACACTCTATGGGGAAATGGTCTAGCAATTCTAAAACTCACGTGGCAACGATGACTGCTGGAGACTTTGCTAATAATGAAAAGTCATTGACGCTAACTGCTGCTACTTCAGTAGATATTAAATTTACTAGCGAAAAAGGAAATACTGTTCTATTAAAAAAAGGAATTCCTTTACTTGAAGGCGAAATTATAGATGCCACTATAATGAGTAAAAAGGCATTAATTGACTTTTTAGAAGAACAAGTTGAAGATGCTTTAGATAAAGGTGTGTTATTTTCACTACACATGAAAGCCACGATGATGAAGGTGAGTGATCCAATTATTTTTGGTCATGCCGTTCGTGTTTTCTTTGCTGATTTATTTGAAAAGCATGGAAAATCATTTGAAAAAATTGGTGTTGATGTCAAAAACGGTTTTGGAAATCTATTAAGTAAATTAAGTAGTTTACCAGAAGACAAACGAGATGTCGTTAGAGAAGATATTCGCTACGCTTTAGAGCATGGTCCAGAATTAGCAATGGTTAATAGTGATAGAGGCATTACAAATTTACATGTACCAAGTGATGTTATCATTGACGCCTCTATGCCAGCAATGATTCGCACATCGGGACAAATGTGGAATGCCGAAGGAAAGCTTCAGGATACAAAAGCGGTTATTCCAGATAGTAGTTATGCTGGTATTTATGCCGCAACAATTAACTTCTGTAAAAAACACGGTGCTTTCGATCCTACGACAATGGGAACTGTTCCTAATGTTGGTTTAATGGCTCAAAAAGCTGAAGAATATGGTTCGCACGATAAGACCTTCGAGATCACAGGTAATGGAAAAGTAGAAGTCGTAGATGAAAACGGAAAAACGTTAATTAAACATACAGTTGAAGCAGGAGACATTTGGAGAATGTGCCAGGTAAAAGATTTACCAATTCAAGACTGGGTAAAATTAGCCGTATCACGAGCTAAAGCTTCTCAAGTACCAGCAATTTTCTGGTTAGACAAAAACAGAGCACATGATGCACAGTTAATTAAAAAAGTAAACACCTATTTAAAAGATCACGACACTACTGGTTTAGATATCAGGATTTTATCTCCTATCAAAGCAACTGAATTTACTTTAGAACGTATTAAAGATGGAAAAGATACCATTTCAGTTTCTGGTAATGTATTACGTGATTACTTGACAGATTTATTTCCCATCTTAGAAGTTGGAACCAGTGCTAAAATGTTATCCATAGTTCCATTAATGAATGGTGGTGGTTTATTTGAAACTGGTGCTGGTGGTTCTGCTCCTAAACATGTACAGCAGTTTACTCAAGAAAACCACTTACGCTGGGATTCTTTAGGTGAGTTTTTAGCACTAGCCGTGTCTTTAGAACATTTCAGTGAGGCAAATAACAATCCAAAAGCCAAGATTTTAGGGGATGCTTTAGATAGAGCGACTGAGAAATTATTAGAAAATAGCAAAGGGCCTTCACGTAAAGCGGGTGAGTTAGACAATAGAGGTAGCCATTTCTATTTAGGTTTATACTGGGCTCAGGAATTAGCAAAACAAGATGAAGATGCAGATTTGAGAGCGGAATTTACCAAAATCGCCAAAAAATTCGAAGACAATGAAACAAAAATTATTGGTGAGCTAATCGCTATTCAAGGTCAATCAGTAGATATTGGTGGCTACTATGAACCTAAAGAAGCGTTAGTAAATGCTGCCATGAGACCTAGTACAACGTTAAACAATCTTTTAAACAACTAA
- a CDS encoding TonB-dependent receptor, translating to MNQSKLLLLIFLCLSNTFLFAQDKFTLSGTIQEEKSNETLIGVNILFPNQKTGTITNEYGFYSITLPEGTYTIVLSYVGYSAKTETIVLNKDTKKDFTLVVSAESLEEVILTENVEKLSIRKPQMSVNALSSATIKEIPVVLGEADVIKAITLLPGVTNAGESSSGFNVRGGAADQNLILLDEATVFNSSHLFGLFSVFNPDAIKDLKLYKGGIPARYGGRVSSVLDIYQKEGNSKDFHMNGGIGLVASRLLAEGPIKKDKGAFLLGGRSSYAHLFLPLFDLDNVAYFYDLNTKLSYELNDKDAIYLSGYFGRDVFNLTDSFKNTYGNTIVNFRWNHLFSNKLFSNMSLIYSDYYYGLSLDFVEFNWNSGIQNFNFKYDLKHYLSDTFKLQYGLNSIYYKFNPGEIEPSTPTSGINSRKLIDKYAFENAIYVDAEHKVSEKLTLAYGLRLSSFLRLGQKELNIYENDKAVLFNEDFQIYQSADPIGTASFSRNETIKSFINLEPRFSAAYQLSENSSVKASYNRMSQYLHLLTNTSSPTPLDVWTPSGKYIKPQLLDQYAIGYFKNFKDGDYSLEVESYYKTVKNRIDYIDGANLIANDAIEQVILNGKARAYGFELLFRKNEGRLKGWLAYTLSKSEQKTAGRTPSETGINNNSWYNTGYDKTHDISITSSYDVSKKWKANTNFIFQTGQPTTYPNGQYEYNGIVIPNYSARNSTRLTSYNRLDVSATYTPKPEKKEGWQSHWVFSIYNLYNRKNANSISFAQNEETGRNEATRLAIFGIIPSLSYNFKF from the coding sequence ATGAATCAATCAAAACTCCTATTGCTCATCTTTCTTTGTTTGAGTAATACCTTCCTTTTCGCCCAGGATAAATTCACTTTAAGTGGAACCATTCAAGAAGAAAAAAGTAACGAAACGTTAATTGGTGTTAATATTTTGTTTCCAAATCAAAAAACGGGAACGATCACTAACGAATACGGCTTCTACTCTATCACATTGCCTGAAGGCACCTATACTATTGTTTTAAGTTATGTGGGATACAGTGCCAAAACGGAAACCATAGTACTAAATAAAGACACTAAAAAAGACTTTACTTTAGTAGTATCAGCAGAAAGTTTAGAAGAAGTCATTTTAACCGAAAACGTCGAAAAACTCAGTATTAGAAAACCTCAAATGAGTGTGAATGCGCTAAGTTCTGCAACTATAAAAGAAATTCCCGTTGTACTTGGAGAAGCAGATGTTATAAAAGCCATTACTTTATTACCGGGTGTTACCAACGCAGGCGAAAGTTCTTCGGGTTTTAATGTTCGCGGTGGTGCTGCAGATCAAAATTTGATTTTGTTAGATGAAGCGACTGTGTTTAATTCATCACATTTATTTGGCTTATTTTCAGTGTTTAATCCTGATGCTATAAAGGATTTAAAATTATATAAAGGCGGAATTCCTGCGCGTTATGGTGGCCGGGTGTCTTCTGTTTTAGATATCTATCAAAAAGAAGGTAATAGTAAAGACTTCCATATGAATGGTGGTATTGGTCTAGTCGCTAGCAGACTATTAGCAGAGGGTCCAATTAAAAAAGATAAAGGCGCTTTTCTTTTAGGAGGAAGAAGTAGTTATGCCCATCTATTCTTACCCCTTTTTGACCTAGATAATGTCGCTTATTTTTATGATTTAAACACGAAACTAAGCTATGAGCTCAATGACAAAGATGCTATTTATTTATCTGGCTATTTTGGTCGTGATGTCTTTAATTTAACCGATAGCTTTAAAAATACTTACGGAAATACCATTGTGAATTTTAGATGGAATCACTTATTTTCTAACAAACTCTTTTCAAATATGTCACTAATCTATTCTGATTACTACTATGGCTTAAGTTTAGATTTCGTAGAGTTTAATTGGAATTCAGGCATACAGAATTTCAATTTTAAATACGATTTAAAACATTATTTAAGTGACACGTTCAAATTACAATATGGTCTTAATAGCATTTACTATAAATTTAATCCTGGAGAAATTGAACCATCGACTCCAACTTCGGGAATTAATTCTAGAAAATTAATAGATAAATATGCTTTTGAAAATGCTATTTATGTGGATGCAGAACATAAGGTTTCAGAAAAACTGACTTTAGCTTACGGTTTACGCTTAAGTTCGTTTTTAAGATTAGGTCAAAAAGAGTTAAATATATACGAAAATGATAAAGCCGTTCTTTTCAACGAAGATTTTCAAATTTATCAAAGTGCAGATCCAATTGGAACAGCGTCCTTTAGTAGGAACGAAACAATAAAATCATTTATAAATCTAGAACCCCGCTTTTCAGCGGCTTATCAATTATCTGAAAATTCTTCTGTAAAAGCAAGCTATAACAGAATGAGTCAATACTTACATTTATTAACCAATACAAGTTCTCCAACACCACTAGACGTTTGGACGCCTAGCGGAAAGTATATTAAACCACAATTGCTAGATCAATATGCTATTGGTTATTTTAAAAATTTCAAAGACGGAGACTATTCGTTAGAGGTTGAAAGTTATTATAAAACAGTAAAAAACAGAATTGATTATATAGATGGTGCGAATTTAATTGCCAATGATGCTATTGAACAAGTTATTTTAAACGGAAAAGCAAGAGCTTATGGTTTTGAATTATTATTTAGAAAAAATGAAGGCCGTTTAAAAGGCTGGCTTGCGTACACACTCTCTAAATCTGAACAAAAGACAGCAGGGAGAACCCCAAGTGAAACAGGCATTAACAATAATAGTTGGTACAATACTGGTTATGATAAAACACACGATATTTCTATAACCAGCAGCTATGATGTCTCAAAAAAGTGGAAAGCCAATACGAACTTTATTTTTCAAACAGGCCAACCTACAACGTATCCAAATGGTCAATATGAGTATAATGGGATAGTCATACCAAATTATAGTGCTCGTAATTCTACACGACTAACAAGTTATAATCGCTTAGATGTGTCTGCTACTTACACCCCAAAACCAGAAAAAAAAGAAGGCTGGCAAAGCCATTGGGTCTTTAGTATATACAACCTCTATAATCGTAAAAATGCAAACTCCATTTCTTTTGCACAAAATGAAGAAACCGGTCGTAACGAAGCGACGCGATTAGCAATTTTTGGTATTATTCCATCACTATCTTATAATTTTAAATTTTAA
- a CDS encoding DUF4249 domain-containing protein, which produces MKKILYIFSFSVFIFSCEDVIEVSVPSALPRLVIEASLNWFDGTSGETQTIKLTQSAPFFNNQIPPATGAIVTVTNQANQVFNFLDNNSDGSYDCLNFVPELNETYTLNILYKNESYRGTTTMTSVTPIDYIEQNNEGGFTGEDIEIKAYYTDPANEENYYFFEFKEEHETNPYLNVYDDEFINGNQIFAFYSNGDTESGHELSIKNYGISEQFYDYMFLLLQQSENSGGGPFEVQPATVRGNCINVTNPDNFPFGYFRASQATEYIYIIE; this is translated from the coding sequence ATGAAAAAAATACTCTATATATTTAGCTTTAGTGTCTTCATTTTTTCTTGTGAAGATGTCATTGAAGTCTCTGTCCCTAGTGCGTTACCAAGATTAGTCATAGAAGCCTCACTAAACTGGTTCGATGGCACTTCAGGAGAAACGCAAACGATAAAACTGACACAGTCTGCCCCTTTTTTCAATAACCAGATCCCTCCAGCTACTGGAGCAATCGTTACAGTTACTAATCAAGCCAATCAGGTTTTTAACTTTTTGGATAACAATTCAGATGGTAGCTATGACTGTCTCAATTTTGTTCCGGAACTTAATGAAACCTATACATTGAACATCCTTTATAAAAACGAATCGTATAGAGGAACAACAACGATGACTTCTGTCACGCCTATAGATTATATAGAACAAAATAATGAGGGTGGCTTTACTGGTGAAGACATAGAAATAAAAGCCTATTATACAGACCCCGCAAATGAAGAGAATTATTATTTCTTTGAGTTTAAAGAAGAACATGAAACTAATCCTTACTTAAATGTTTATGATGATGAATTCATTAATGGAAACCAAATTTTTGCTTTCTATTCCAATGGAGATACTGAATCAGGACACGAATTATCAATAAAAAACTACGGCATTTCAGAACAGTTCTACGACTACATGTTTTTATTACTGCAGCAAAGTGAAAATTCTGGAGGTGGTCCTTTTGAAGTACAGCCAGCAACGGTTCGCGGCAATTGTATTAATGTAACGAACCCTGATAATTTTCCGTTTGGCTATTTTAGAGCATCACAGGCCACAGAATACATCTATATCATTGAGTGA